ACGTGACTAATCCAATTACGCCGTGTGGGAACGACGGCGCTCCGGTCCGGGCGCGGGCCGGCGCCGGGCCGTGCACCCTCCATGCGCGGCGGACGTGCTGGCTCGAATACTATTAGTATAAGTTATTCAGGATACCAGGGCGTTCCCTGTTTCGTTGTGTCAGCTAAGTTTTTACGAAATAAATACAAAGCCTCGATTTCGTGTTCCTTGGTTCCCTAGTCACGGGCttcgtctcagaatgagaagggttaggttACAGCCTAGCACACTGGccgtgcggattggcagacttcgcacacttTTGAGAACGCTCATGGTgcgcagatttcctcacgatgttttccttcactgttcaagcaagtgatatttcaattgcttaaaacgcgcataactgAAAAGTAAGATCTGGAGTAGAAGGCAGACGTCTGTTTGAGCCCAGGCTGTCGCCAGCGGCTGGCGATGCTCTAAAGCAATTGCTCACTCGTAGTAACAGTGAAATGAAACCGAAACAGTTGGGAACTGTTTCAGTCCCATTTCACACGCTCGAGTGGTTCGTGCAACTTCCTGTATGTACAAGTTGTCGGGCGGGCGAGTGTCGGGCGGGCGAGTGTCGGGCGGGCGAGTGTCGGGCGGGCGAGTGTAGGACGGACGAGTGTCGGGCGGGCGAGTGTAGGACGGACGAGTGTCGGGCGGGCGAGTGTCGGGCGGGCGAGTGTAGGACGGACGAGTGTCGGGCGGGCGAGTGTCGGGCGGGCGAGTGTCGGGCGGGCGAGTGTAGGACGGACGAGTGTCGGGCGGGCGAGTGTCGGGCGGGCGAGTGTAGGACGGACGAGTGTCGGGCGGGCGAGTGTCGGGCGGGCGAGTGTCGGGCGGGCGAGTGTAGGACGGACGAGTGTCGGGCGGGCGAGTGTCGGGCGGGCGGCAAGCGTGCAACATGATGAGGGTCGCGTCCTTATCGCTCACGAGCATAGATATGTACACGAGGCTTTTATTGGCGCCGAGGCTGGGGGTAATTGGATTTTTGCCCTCACTACTAAATGTTTGATATGATTTATATAGATTAAAGAGAATTATAGCCCAGAATAAGCCTTAATATAGAAGATATAAAATCTTACTTTCGAAAGGTCGTATCATAAAatcaccaataataata
This genomic stretch from Maniola jurtina chromosome 15, ilManJurt1.1, whole genome shotgun sequence harbors:
- the LOC123872602 gene encoding keratin-associated protein 4-4-like; translated protein: MKPKQLGTVSVPFHTLEWFVQLPVCTSCRAGECRAGECRAGECRAGECRTDECRAGECRTDECRAGECRAGECRTDECRAGECRAGECRAGECRTDECRAGECRAGECRTDECRAGECRAGECRAGECRTDECRAGECRAGGKRAT